tggagatgtttgatatgggtctggaaggagagtttacagtctaaccagacacctaagtatttgtagttgtccacgtattctaagtccaCGTAACCTGTTTTTTCCTGTATTCTAATTTAATATGACTGAAAACGCAGAATTTTCTGCCGGGGCCCCTTCTAATAGGTTATAACAGACTCATTAGAACTTTGACCACACGCCTTCTAGATGGACTACAtgccctctatcaaatcaaaactggaatttttcctcaaaacaaaaaggttgtaaaagtatgctagacatttatagaataaatcacACCTAGTTTAATGTTCCTTTGACagtgaattagttattgatttataCAGCTTTAAAATTGCATTTCGAAGATTTTATGTATTTCCATcaaatctgatttttttttttaaaaggttaAAGTATGCTAAAAATTTATAGAATAAACCATATCTATTTTTATGTTTCTGTAACAATAAATTaaattagttattgattttttaccattttaaaaaTGGATTTCGGCCAATGTCTGTTGAATGTCCGAATATAAAACTAACTTAACCTTGGCTATTCATTGTCCCAACTAGTGAAACACTCATCTTTAGTGACAACAGTGATGAGGCATTATCTCGTCTCGAGAATTTAGCAAGCCAGAAGCGTTAGTTTGTTTTCTATATAACTAGTAAAACTGACATATATCTAACCATCTTTCACCCGTATAGTAAGACGTATGACCATCTAGGCTAATATTACGGTGCACAAAATCAACTCGATTACACTAGCTAGTTATGCTAACGTTTGTAAGCCAGTTACAGTAGCTGACGTATTAGCTAGTTAGCAAGCTACCGACCTAACGAGAACAGTTAACGAACACTAGCCGATTGTAAACGTTAGCTAAGCTAATAAAACAACGTTTCATTAAGAGGTAACGTCCATTATCCAATATGTCGTTTTTGTGAATACATGGAAGTTATGGCTAGAAAGAGCTagctattttatatatatattttatatatatatatatatatatacacacacacacacacacacacaactattttatgctagttagctagctatgattAGCTTACCTCCCCTGCAAAGCTGTGGGAATCACAGTTTGACTTGGAAATCATCCGGTCCATTAAATTGAGGTAAAACAAGAAGAGGTAAAATAGAGAGTCTTGAGTTACTCCATCTTCGATTCCATGTTGTGTTTTATTTCGGGGAGAAATTGGGGggggggtcttccaaatgaaatgtatataataaataaaaaaaatttgaACGGAATAGACATAGGTCTAACACATCCGAAAAGGACTGTGGACTCTTTGAGAAAGAGAAATCGCCCCCTCCTCTCACGAGCccgctgcttcttcttcttcttcttcttcgatgAGGTTAAAAAGTGGTTggtatccaataaatgttgcattaccgccacctactagactggaatAGATTGaataggtaaataaataaaaacaaaataccctaccatctaacactacactcacacaaaataatacataagtaaataaataaatactccaGTATTTAAATCAATTTAGTCCTACTTTCAGGCCAACAGCCTGAAAGGATGCGACACCACGTAAATGCTTCTTATGTCAAGTCTCACACACCCAAATTCCTCTCttcagctgccaccacaacctctattTTCTGCGATATacattccatccctgcagtacagttgataaccattgatATAAATGCCAAAAATCCAatatatcacttgttggcctatccatctgtactggtacagatctactactcacaccactcctctcaggatccctcccgcttgacccatcttcctctactttcttcactgcctcaccatatgacaacttctgtactactctaaccctggaaacctgaACCTGCCTCTTTCGCAAGGAACATTTCCGATCCCCAGCCccacaaacaattatcacaagaccacttctggttaccctcaccgattccacagtacccaactctgttttcaccccaccctgaaaccacaaatggatcagccaaaaggcaagggtccactttttccaaaaacttcactccaactgtcacagactcatctttatcctgaccctcGGAGCCTGAGGCCTGCACTgagaacttcaccacacctaccacctccGATACTTCGCCCTCATTCATTTTCATTTCTCCTCCTATTTTCAACTCACTCTGCTTACattttctaccattcttctttaacaaaccatctctTTTTTGCCCCATTTTTAACCGATTcaagctcaccctcttcctccccctctctaaaacctcctctgcctctcttttcccCTATAGTCCTCCTCCGTATTCCAAGTATAAGTCTCCTTATGATGATACTGCACTTCTCCGGACATAGATCTTGGTTCTTGCCTTGTCAAGGGACGCCATTTAACCTTCTGTCACAATCTCCGTACAATCAGCGCGAACCCCTTGTGATGTAGCACTCAACAGTGCGCCCCACTTGTAAAGCAGCTGCTTCACCTTTACAATAGCTACGCAGCGCTTTTCCATTTCAATTCGCTTCCAGCCTGTCGCCCGCTCTTCTTCTTCTTGCAGATGGCATCCAATTAGATCTAATCATCCAATCTAATTCCCGCCCCCAACTGGATTATAATATATATCCATTGTATTTTGTGATACAAAATGAGAAAAGGGGAAAAACTTTAAATTactaatacaaaaaaaaaatatatatatatatatagaaaaacactcattaaaaacccactatgCCAACGGCCTGGGAGGACGGGACACCACCACTCAATACACCCTAGAAAAACaatgtgctatataaataaagctGTATAACCcttctgaagtcaaatctcgTATACTCCAGGGTATACTCAGGGCCCctcaagtggcacagcggtctaaggcactgcatctcagtgctagaggcgtcactacagaccctggttggattccaggctgtatcacatccggccgtgattgggagtcccatagggcggagcacaattggcccagtgttgtccggattagggtttggtcggggtaggccgccattgaaaatgtgaatttgttcttaactgacttgcctagttaaataaaaaatatatataattctctgcagctgccaccacatctATTTTCTGTGGCTTATGTTACATTTCTGCgttacagttgataaccattgctatgaatgCTAAGAAGCCAACCTCACTGAAGCATATCACTCGTTGGCCTATCCATCTGTGATGACACAGATCGCCCCAGATAAAACCAGGTTATTGTGTGATGTGCAGGAACAGAAATACATTTCcaatttatcttggccaggtcacagttgtaaaagagaacttgttctcaactagcttacacagtaaaacatttttttatttttattaaataaataaaaaaattgtcttGACTATAACAGTATTCTGATAAATTCCCATAGTCACCGCTGAACCAATGTCCAAATACTCTGTTGACAACTGGACCAGAAAAAACAATCTGGTAGTTAAAAATGTTATGCCCTACAATCTGAGTTAATTATTTCAAATCACTCGTCAGTAAAAGGGTTTGTCCAGGCATCCAATAGAACTGAAGAATTTTGGGCGGACTATTTGAACGGGCAAAAGAATGAGAAAGATGATTGGCCCGTGGAATGGTCAGTATCGAGCTGGTCTAGAACACAGCATActaaactcttttttttttttaaaccataaGAAACGTTTAACAAAACGTTAAATACAGCATTGATTTGTGTAGGCCTATCAACTCTTGAATTGAATAATTAAAATCAATACTTTATAGTAGTAAAGCCACAAAAGAAGGCAGACCTTTCTCGATAAATCAAGCCAAGATGGATACCGTACGTGATTGGCTACCGTGGCATTGACGTCAGTTTCTGGGTGCGGAAACTCTCAACAACAAAAAGACTAGACAGTAAAGAGGAACAAACAGAAGAGGTTAGGACCGTAGAAAATGTCGATATAACTAACATTACAGGTAATTATATACAGTTTTCACATTGCAGATGCAAGGAAATTGAATAAATGGAAGTAATTGTGAATATTACTGGGTGTTGTAAAACCTTATTATCCAttacagtaaaaaataaatagctTCCTGGAGGATTAacgtatttttttatatttttatatcaaGCTTATGATTTTAAAACTATACTAATCTGTTTGGTCTTGCCTTTGATGCTTGTCGAGGAAATTGGCATCTTACTTCGACTAATTTTTATTTACCGTTTGCAAGTTAACGTTACAGTATCGTGTCTTTATTTATCGCCTCTAACGTTGACTCGCACAGCTCTTCGCTCaaccattatttatttttttactcaaaCAAATTGGCTTTTAAATCACCAGCCTGGTAGTCAAACCGTTTTTAAAATCAGAAACATTTGATGTGGAGTGTTAGCTGGCAATAGTTGCGATTTTTTTTCATTCCAGTTAAGGCACTGCTTCCTAGGCAAGAACAAAACTCGACGATTTGAAGCACAGCTAATGGATTCAAGCTTGTTTTTCATGTAAATGTCTTGAGTATCTCACGAAATTTGTGATCATTTTTACGATTTTACACTGAGAAATACACAATTAGATTCGTTTTGTGTTATGATTAAGTAGGCGTTAACCTAAGAAATCTGACACCGAATCCCAGCTGAGGCAAACCTTGACCGGGTGAACAAATGTAGGGCGGACAAATATTTACTAACATCACACTccgtcttgtttttttttttttttttttacagcgaaAGACATTCAGATTGCTGTAACCGAGTCCAGACATGGAAACTGTGAAACTTATGAGGGAGTTGATAGCCAATTTTGAACAGGAGAGGAATTATCTTCCGAAGGAAACAGGACTCCGCTTAATCGAATCGACTGGAGAGGTAGTCTGCAGTACAGTAGCTAAATATAAATGTTGTTCACATGATCGATATAAATCCCTAAACATAAAACAAATTGGTCCATAACGCCTTACACTAATACACATTGTAAATGCCTAAAATCTTACTGTTGCATACTGTAAGGAAATAATATTTTATCTTGATCTTATTAAATTACAGAATGACAGCAGGGGAATATCAGCTAAATGTAGGGACACCAAAGTGGAGGACCTCTGGAGCCTGACTAGTTTCTTTGGGTACAGTACACAGACTTTTGTTCTGGCAGTCAACCTGTTGGATCGATTCCTGGCCACGATGAAGGTAAGATGAAGACTCAATCAAGAGCACATTTTTTTTTAGTAATTTCAACATACTCTACAGCTAATTAGCAACAAGGTTGACACGTGTTCTACATTTCTTTTGATGACAAAGAGATAATGTCCTTAGACAAACTACAAATAAAAAGGCAATTCTTGTGAGTAATAGCCTGTCCCTATTTCCACTAATTCCAAGCTTTTGtgcgtctctctcctcttcaggtCCAACCCAAATATCTAGCTTGCGTCGGCATCAGCTGCCTCCACATCGCAGCCAAAGCAGTCGAAGAGGATTGTAACTTGTCTTCCACCAATGAGCTTATTCGTATCAGCCAGTGCAAGTTTACGGTCTCTGACCTCACTCGCATGGAGAAGATTGTTTCAGAGAAACTCAACTTCCAACTCAAAACCATCACAGCCTTAACGTTTTTGCACCTATACCACGGAATCACAAGTGCCCATACTTCAGACCTGTAAGAAcccattataaaaaaatattacaatTCACCGAGCAATCAACCCCATTTGGAAGGTGGTAATAGTGTGACATAATTaactttggggcggcagggtagcctagtggttagagcgttggactagtaaccggaaggttgcaagttcaaacccccgagctgacaaggtacaaatctgtcgttctgcccctgaacaggcagttaacccactgttcctaggccgtcattgaaaataagaatttgttattaactgacttgcctcgttaaataaaggttaaaaaacacTAGACATGTACTTATTATAGTCCTGACTGGAAGTAGGACGATGGTTTTAACTATTCTCACTGGACATGATCAAATAACATGGGTGTCCATTCCACCATAACATATTAAATTATGTAACAGATAGCCCTGACACCTTGTTTTCACACCCTGATTGGTTCTAATATGTAATTTAACCTTTACAGGAAGGAGGCCCTGAATCTCGACATACTAGAGGTCCAGCTCAAAGCCTGTCTCTGCCGGATCGCGTTCTCCAAAGCTAAAGTAACGATTTACCCCAGAGAGTCCATGAGATGTTAC
The DNA window shown above is from Oncorhynchus tshawytscha isolate Ot180627B linkage group LG20, Otsh_v2.0, whole genome shotgun sequence and carries:
- the LOC112220028 gene encoding cyclin-G2 isoform X1 produces the protein METVKLMRELIANFEQERNYLPKETGLRLIESTGENDSRGISAKCRDTKVEDLWSLTSFFGYSTQTFVLAVNLLDRFLATMKVQPKYLACVGISCLHIAAKAVEEDCNLSSTNELIRISQCKFTVSDLTRMEKIVSEKLNFQLKTITALTFLHLYHGITSAHTSDLKEALNLDILEVQLKACLCRIAFSKAKPSVLALSLLTQEIEAMQSVEMLEIAHHVQRHLKITDAELLHWKGLVAKCMSDYSSPECSKPNNKKLVWIVSRRTAQNLHTSYYSVPELPTIPEDCWDQGERYTGIYVCRERETCISKTFYHMHILLEGSQTSLLYDNGEEVWKIP
- the LOC112220028 gene encoding cyclin-G2 isoform X2: METVKLMRELIANFEQERNYLPKETGLRLIESTGENDSRGISAKCRDTKVEDLWSLTSFFGYSTQTFVLAVNLLDRFLATMKVQPKYLACVGISCLHIAAKAVEEDCNLSSTNELIRISQCKFTVSDLTRMEKIVSEKLNFQLKTITALTFLHLYHGITSAHTSDLKEALNLDILEVQLKACLCRIAFSKAKPSVLALSLLTQEIEAMQSVEMLEIAHHVQRHLKITDAELLHWKGLVAKCMSDYSSPECSKPNNKKLVWIVSRRTAQNLHTSYYSVPELPTIPEDCWDQGESEDSCEDMSSGEESLSSSLGSDAEGPYFPRNFLC